From uncultured Methanobrevibacter sp., a single genomic window includes:
- a CDS encoding DUF1284 domain-containing protein has product MKLLLRGHHLLCLKGFQGYGYSDDFVENMTEVNHARKRENTRITLTNTPDDICRCCPNLKDDICENCKQNERIVHMDNEVLKRLDASKDYDAIELFEKIDGIFNSKESVREICFNCSWHEKCLFYQKL; this is encoded by the coding sequence ATGAAACTTCTTTTAAGAGGGCATCACCTTTTATGCCTTAAAGGTTTTCAGGGGTATGGCTACAGTGACGATTTTGTTGAAAACATGACTGAAGTCAATCATGCGCGCAAAAGAGAAAACACCAGAATAACATTAACAAACACACCTGATGACATCTGCAGGTGCTGTCCAAATTTAAAGGACGATATCTGTGAAAACTGCAAACAAAATGAAAGAATCGTTCACATGGATAATGAAGTTCTAAAAAGATTGGATGCATCAAAGGACTATGATGCAATAGAACTTTTTGAAAAAATTGACGGCATTTTCAATTCAAAGGAAAGTGTTCGTGAAATCTGCTTTAATTGTTCATGGCATGAAAAATGTCTATTTTATCAAAAGTTATGA